A section of the Amblyomma americanum isolate KBUSLIRL-KWMA chromosome 2, ASM5285725v1, whole genome shotgun sequence genome encodes:
- the LOC144119709 gene encoding uncharacterized protein LOC144119709 yields the protein MPPARLHFRRTENEAAIVQAIESIEDGTGKGWFSSRFKNMAAYVTAARQSPRFSVSAANIECGPSQVIYVVAAALILWQSRSLHINELSASGYILLSQRLFVILTLVLICVKLALGFRDFHSQLHNEEYIPSKGTASGAMKDGGGGVGMEDFANYCHSQGFPLLGQSKSDPESDDEDCGYMQGVELHSQQLSDRSAASAHIVVG from the exons ATGCCGCCTGCGAGGCTTCACTTCAGGCGCACTGAAAATGAGGCCGCTATAGTCCAGGCCATCGAGTCCATCGAGGACGGCACCGGCAAGGGATGGTTCAGCTCCCGCTTCAAGAACATGGCTGCATAC GTCACTGCAGCGCGTCAGTCTCCACGTTTCTCGGTGTCGGCAGCTAATATCGAGTGCGGTCCTTCGCAGGTCATCTACGTGGTGGCGGCGGCCCTCATCTTGTGGCAGAGCCGCAGCCTGCATATCAACGAGCTCTCGGCTAGCGGCTACATTCTGCTGTCCCAGCGGCTATTCGTCATCCTGACGCTGGTGCTGATCTGCGTCAAGCTGGCCCTTGGCTTCCGGGACTTCCACTCGCAGCTGCACAACGAAGAATACATTCCTTCAAAAGGGACTGCGAGTGGCGCCATGAAGGACGGAGGCGGAGGAGTCGGCATGGAGGATTTTGCGAACTACTGTCACTCGCAGGGCTTCCCGCTTCTCGGCCAGAGTAAGAGCGACCCAGAGTCCGACGACGAAGATTGCGGCTACATGCAAGGCGTCGAGCTGCACTCCCAGCAGCTGTCCGACCGTTCCGCAGCGTCTGCCCACATCGTTGTCGGCTAG